The following coding sequences lie in one Flavobacterium cyclinae genomic window:
- a CDS encoding peptidylprolyl isomerase, translated as MKFIKNRIFITLLFLTSSLMIAQPKKVKVDGVVAVVGDYVVLDSDIDLDYITLKAQGVDVSQITRCELFGKQLEDKLYAHQAIQDSIVVTDAEVNSFLNEQLDAAVEQIGSIDKVVKYYNKKNVDELRSHFFDAVKMNKLTSQMRNKIVEGVTITPEEVRTFFNSIPKDEIPTFGAEMEVAQIVVKPVITEEEKKRVIDKLNEIKQDVLNGSSFFSKAVLFSEDPGSSSNGGFYKMNRKTAFVKEFKDVAFSLAEGEISDPFETEFGYHIIKIEKIKGQEVELRHILIAPKVSPQAMKDAKEKIEQIRSKIVNNEITFADAAKSSSDQKETRNNGGVLLNPRTMEPRFELTKMDPTLYAQVSSLKDNEISLPILDEERGVGKFYKIITVNNRIEEHQADFSRDYIKIKELALRDKQVKEIAKWTEEKINETYIKISDDYKDCDFVNNWLKK; from the coding sequence ATGAAATTTATTAAGAATAGAATATTTATAACCCTGCTTTTTTTAACATCAAGTTTGATGATTGCTCAGCCTAAAAAAGTAAAAGTTGATGGTGTGGTTGCTGTTGTAGGTGATTATGTAGTTTTAGATTCGGATATCGATTTAGATTATATTACATTAAAGGCTCAAGGAGTTGATGTAAGTCAAATTACACGTTGCGAATTATTTGGTAAGCAATTAGAGGATAAATTATATGCGCACCAAGCCATTCAAGATAGTATTGTTGTTACAGATGCTGAAGTAAACTCGTTTTTAAATGAGCAATTAGATGCTGCTGTGGAACAAATTGGTTCAATTGATAAAGTAGTAAAATATTATAACAAAAAAAATGTTGATGAATTAAGAAGTCACTTTTTTGATGCTGTAAAAATGAACAAACTTACTTCTCAAATGCGAAATAAGATTGTTGAAGGAGTTACCATAACTCCAGAAGAAGTTAGAACTTTTTTTAACTCAATTCCTAAAGATGAGATTCCAACATTTGGTGCCGAAATGGAAGTAGCACAAATTGTTGTAAAGCCAGTGATTACTGAAGAAGAAAAGAAAAGAGTAATTGATAAATTGAACGAAATCAAACAAGATGTTTTAAACGGCTCAAGTTTTTTTAGTAAAGCGGTTTTGTTTTCTGAAGATCCAGGGTCAAGTTCTAATGGAGGGTTTTATAAAATGAATCGTAAAACAGCCTTTGTTAAAGAATTTAAAGATGTGGCCTTCAGTTTAGCCGAAGGTGAAATTTCTGATCCATTTGAAACGGAATTTGGGTATCATATTATCAAAATTGAAAAAATTAAAGGTCAAGAAGTTGAGTTACGTCATATTTTAATTGCTCCTAAAGTATCACCACAAGCAATGAAAGATGCAAAAGAAAAAATAGAGCAAATCAGAAGTAAAATTGTAAATAACGAAATTACATTTGCTGATGCGGCTAAATCTTCTTCTGATCAAAAAGAAACTAGAAATAATGGTGGTGTTCTTTTGAATCCAAGAACAATGGAACCAAGATTTGAATTAACAAAAATGGACCCAACATTATATGCTCAAGTATCTAGTTTGAAAGATAACGAGATTTCATTACCTATTTTAGACGAAGAAAGAGGAGTGGGTAAGTTTTATAAAATTATTACAGTAAACAATAGAATTGAAGAGCATCAAGCTGATTTTTCAAGAGATTATATTAAAATCAAAGAATTAGCATTAAGAGATAAACAGGTTAAAGAAATTGCAAAATGGACTGAAGAAAAAATTAATGAAACGTATATTAAAATTTCGGATGATTACAAAGATTGTGATTTTGTAAACAATTGGTTAAAAAAATAA
- a CDS encoding peptidylprolyl isomerase, translating to MKISRILIFVFLIAPYFLIAQTKDVLFTIDDNPYYTDEFIRVYNKNLDLVKDDSQKDLDKYLELFLGYKLKVQKANKVGLQYGTNYQNELKSYRNQLSKNYVNDSKVTNELVKEAYDRLQQEIRASHILVLLDEGATPEDTLKAYNKIVDIKRRLDAGEDFVTVAKQTSEDPSVKDNNGDLGYFSAFRMVYPFENAAYKTNVGQVSKPFRTRFGYHIVKVVDKRINRGEVTVAHIMILKNTDEAQNAKAKSTIEDIYQKIQQGESFETLAQQFSEDKSSAPKGGVLQRFGSGQLSSEEFENVAFELKDKKQISKPFETQFGWHIVKLIDKHPVRTYDEMKTELEEKIRKDERSLLITNSLAKKLRSKYSILKDVKILVKIKAVVTDEFYAQTWDVNEKTKAIKGVVLTINKDKKLNANQFIDFIIGKQKSNIKTKPISRLVDELFEKFIDEQLIAYYNENLENEFPDFKNIMEEYRDGLLLFDLMEKEIWNRAKNDTIGLNEFFKNNISNYQWKKRYNVDILSSTDAKIIEKAQKYLKKGKSLDYIKEQLNKDGKVNIMSKSGLYEEDYDVLTQYQNVSKGVTSIVSKDKYYFVLNIIDEKPAGAKELSECRGKVISDYQQYLENHWVDELKKEFSIHINQEVFSKVKNQLKN from the coding sequence ATGAAAATTAGTCGAATACTTATTTTTGTTTTCTTAATAGCACCGTATTTTTTAATAGCTCAAACTAAGGATGTTTTATTTACAATTGATGATAATCCTTATTATACAGATGAATTTATTAGAGTTTACAACAAGAATTTAGATCTAGTAAAAGATGATTCTCAAAAAGATTTAGACAAGTATTTAGAATTGTTTTTGGGATATAAATTAAAAGTTCAAAAAGCTAATAAAGTTGGGTTACAATATGGTACCAATTATCAAAACGAATTAAAATCATATAGAAATCAGCTTTCTAAGAATTATGTAAACGATTCAAAAGTTACTAATGAATTAGTAAAAGAAGCTTATGATAGATTACAACAAGAAATAAGAGCATCGCACATTTTAGTTTTATTAGATGAAGGAGCAACTCCAGAAGATACTTTAAAAGCGTATAATAAAATAGTAGATATAAAACGAAGATTAGATGCTGGAGAAGATTTTGTTACCGTTGCAAAACAAACTTCTGAAGATCCATCTGTAAAAGATAACAATGGCGATTTAGGTTATTTTTCGGCATTTAGAATGGTATATCCGTTTGAAAATGCAGCTTATAAAACGAATGTTGGTCAAGTGTCAAAACCATTTCGTACTCGTTTTGGATATCATATCGTAAAAGTGGTTGATAAAAGAATTAATAGAGGAGAAGTAACAGTTGCTCATATAATGATTCTTAAAAATACGGATGAAGCACAAAATGCAAAAGCAAAATCAACTATAGAAGATATTTATCAAAAAATTCAACAAGGAGAGTCTTTTGAAACTCTTGCACAACAGTTTTCTGAAGACAAATCATCAGCTCCAAAAGGTGGCGTTTTACAGCGTTTTGGTTCGGGGCAATTAAGTTCTGAAGAATTTGAAAATGTTGCATTCGAATTGAAAGATAAAAAACAAATTTCGAAACCTTTTGAGACTCAATTTGGATGGCACATCGTAAAATTGATTGATAAACATCCTGTTCGTACATATGATGAGATGAAGACAGAATTGGAGGAAAAAATCAGAAAAGATGAGCGTTCTTTATTGATAACAAATTCACTAGCGAAAAAATTAAGAAGTAAATATTCTATATTGAAAGATGTAAAGATTTTGGTTAAAATAAAAGCAGTTGTTACCGATGAGTTTTATGCTCAAACTTGGGATGTAAATGAAAAAACAAAAGCCATAAAAGGAGTTGTTTTAACCATTAATAAAGATAAAAAATTAAATGCAAATCAATTCATAGATTTTATTATTGGTAAGCAAAAATCAAATATAAAAACAAAACCAATTTCTAGATTGGTTGATGAGCTTTTTGAAAAGTTTATTGACGAACAATTGATTGCTTACTACAATGAAAATTTAGAAAACGAATTTCCAGATTTTAAAAACATTATGGAGGAATATCGAGATGGATTATTGTTGTTTGATTTAATGGAAAAAGAAATTTGGAATCGTGCTAAAAATGATACCATTGGCTTAAATGAATTTTTCAAAAACAACATCAGTAACTATCAGTGGAAAAAACGATACAATGTGGATATTTTATCTTCAACTGATGCGAAAATTATTGAAAAAGCTCAAAAATATTTGAAAAAAGGAAAATCGTTAGATTACATCAAAGAGCAATTAAATAAAGACGGAAAAGTTAATATTATGTCTAAATCAGGTTTGTATGAGGAAGATTATGATGTGTTGACTCAATATCAAAATGTATCAAAAGGAGTTACCTCAATTGTTTCTAAAGACAAATATTATTTTGTACTAAACATTATTGATGAAAAACCAGCTGGAGCTAAAGAGCTTTCAGAATGTAGAGGTAAAGTTATTAGTGATTATCAGCAATATCTAGAAAATCATTGGGTTGATGAATTGAAAAAAGAATTTTCAATACATATCAATCAAGAAGTGTTTTCTAAAGTTAAAAATCAATTAAAGAACTAA
- the ffh gene encoding signal recognition particle protein gives MFDNLSDKLDKAFHILKGHGKITDVNVADTLKEVRRALLDADVNFKIAKDFTTRVKEKAIGENVLTTLQPGQLMVKIVKDELTELMGGDAAGINLSGNPSVILMSGLQGSGKTTFSGKLANFLKTKKSKKPLLVACDIYRPAAINQLHVVGGQIGVEVYSEPENKNPVEIAQNAIKHAKANGFNVVIIDTAGRLAVDEEMMNEIANVHKAIQPQETLFVVDAMTGQDAVNTAKAFNDRLNFDGVILTKLDGDTRGGAAISIKSVVDKPIKFIGTGEKMEAIDVFYPSRMADRILGMGDVVSLVERAQEQYDEEEARKLQKKIAKNEFGFDDFLVQIQQIKKMGNMKDLVGMIPGAGKALKDVEIQDDAFKHIEAIIHSMTPAERSKPSIIDVKRKNRIAKGSGRKIEEVNQLMKQFDQMSKMMKMMQGGAGKNLMKAMGGMKGMR, from the coding sequence ATGTTTGATAATTTAAGCGATAAGTTAGATAAAGCGTTTCATATATTAAAAGGACACGGTAAAATCACCGATGTTAACGTTGCTGATACTCTTAAAGAAGTTCGTAGAGCTTTATTAGATGCCGACGTAAATTTTAAAATTGCTAAAGATTTTACCACAAGAGTAAAAGAAAAAGCTATTGGTGAAAACGTATTAACTACATTACAACCAGGACAATTAATGGTTAAAATCGTTAAAGACGAGTTAACCGAATTAATGGGTGGTGATGCTGCAGGAATTAATCTTTCTGGAAATCCTTCTGTGATTTTAATGTCGGGTTTACAAGGTTCTGGTAAAACTACTTTTTCTGGAAAATTAGCTAACTTTTTAAAAACTAAAAAAAGCAAAAAACCTTTATTGGTGGCTTGTGATATCTATCGTCCTGCAGCAATTAATCAGTTGCATGTAGTGGGTGGACAAATTGGGGTTGAAGTTTATTCAGAACCAGAAAATAAAAATCCTGTTGAAATTGCTCAAAACGCCATCAAACATGCAAAAGCAAATGGTTTCAACGTTGTCATCATCGATACCGCTGGTCGTTTGGCTGTGGATGAAGAAATGATGAACGAAATCGCTAATGTTCACAAAGCAATTCAACCACAAGAAACCTTATTTGTGGTGGATGCAATGACCGGACAAGATGCGGTAAACACTGCAAAAGCGTTCAACGATAGATTGAATTTTGACGGAGTTATCTTAACAAAGTTAGATGGTGATACGCGTGGTGGAGCGGCAATTTCAATTAAATCGGTAGTAGATAAACCAATTAAATTCATCGGTACTGGTGAAAAAATGGAAGCTATCGATGTGTTTTATCCTTCTCGTATGGCAGATCGTATCTTGGGAATGGGAGACGTGGTTTCCTTAGTAGAAAGAGCACAAGAGCAATACGACGAAGAGGAAGCAAGAAAATTACAAAAGAAAATTGCTAAAAACGAATTTGGTTTTGACGATTTCTTAGTGCAAATTCAACAAATCAAGAAAATGGGGAACATGAAAGACCTTGTTGGAATGATTCCAGGTGCTGGAAAAGCATTAAAAGATGTTGAAATTCAAGATGATGCTTTCAAACATATTGAAGCCATTATTCACTCAATGACGCCAGCAGAAAGAAGCAAGCCTTCAATCATTGATGTAAAACGTAAAAATAGAATTGCAAAAGGTTCTGGTAGAAAAATTGAGGAAGTGAACCAATTGATGAAACAATTCGACCAAATGAGCAAAATGATGAAAATGATGCAAGGTGGTGCAGGTAAAAACCTGATGAAAGCCATGGGCGGAATGAAAGGCATGAGATAA
- a CDS encoding peptide chain release factor 3, which produces MSFKEEIARRRTFGIISHPDAGKTTLTEKLLLFGGAIQEAGAVKSNKIKKGATSDFMEIERQRGISVATSVLAFNYKNKKINILDTPGHKDFAEDTFRTLTAVDSVIVVIDVAKGVEEQTEKLVEVCRMRNIPMIVFINKLDREGKDAFDLMDEVEKKLKLRVTPLSFPIGMGYDFQGIYNIWEKNINLFEGDSRKNIEETIAFNDINSPELEGIIGEKPATRLREELELIDEVYPPFDREEYLAGDLQPVFFGSALNNFGVRELLDCFIEIAPTPRAKESDTRLVQPDETKFSGFVFKIHANMDPKHRDRLAFVKIVSGTFEKNKPYLHVRHGKNMKFSSPNAFFAEKKEIVDISYPGDIVGLHDTGNFKIGDTLTEGEQMNFQGIPSFSPEHFRYINNADPLKSKQLEKGIDQLMDEGVAQLFTLEMNGRKVIGTVGALQYEVIQYRLEHEYGAKCTYENFPAFKACWVKPQDAKNEEFAEFKRVKQKFLGHDKYGQLVFLADSDFSIQMTQQKYPTVELFFTSDYQKR; this is translated from the coding sequence ATGAGTTTTAAAGAAGAAATAGCAAGAAGACGAACTTTTGGAATTATCTCCCATCCTGATGCCGGAAAAACCACTTTAACTGAAAAATTATTGTTGTTTGGAGGTGCTATTCAAGAAGCTGGAGCGGTAAAAAGTAACAAAATTAAAAAAGGGGCTACTTCCGATTTCATGGAAATTGAAAGACAAAGAGGGATCTCGGTAGCAACTTCTGTCTTAGCTTTTAATTATAAAAACAAAAAAATCAACATCTTAGATACGCCAGGTCACAAAGACTTTGCAGAAGATACGTTTAGAACTTTAACAGCTGTTGATAGTGTAATCGTAGTTATCGATGTTGCAAAAGGGGTTGAGGAACAAACCGAAAAATTAGTGGAAGTTTGTAGAATGCGAAACATTCCAATGATTGTTTTCATTAACAAATTAGACCGTGAAGGTAAAGATGCTTTCGATTTGATGGATGAAGTAGAGAAAAAACTAAAACTTCGTGTAACACCATTAAGTTTTCCTATTGGAATGGGATACGATTTTCAAGGAATTTATAACATTTGGGAAAAGAACATCAATCTTTTTGAAGGTGATAGTCGAAAAAACATTGAAGAAACGATTGCTTTTAACGACATCAACAGCCCGGAACTAGAAGGAATTATTGGAGAAAAACCAGCAACTCGATTAAGAGAAGAATTAGAATTAATAGACGAAGTATATCCGCCTTTTGATAGAGAGGAATATTTAGCTGGAGATTTACAACCGGTTTTCTTTGGTTCAGCTTTGAATAATTTTGGAGTTCGTGAATTATTAGATTGTTTTATAGAAATTGCGCCAACACCAAGAGCAAAAGAATCTGACACTAGATTGGTACAACCTGATGAAACTAAATTCAGTGGATTTGTATTTAAAATTCACGCCAACATGGATCCAAAACACCGTGATCGTTTGGCTTTCGTTAAAATTGTTTCGGGAACATTTGAAAAAAACAAACCGTATTTACATGTAAGACACGGAAAAAACATGAAATTCTCGAGTCCGAATGCATTTTTTGCTGAGAAAAAAGAGATTGTTGATATTTCTTATCCAGGGGACATTGTAGGATTACATGATACTGGGAATTTTAAAATTGGTGACACATTAACCGAAGGAGAACAAATGAACTTCCAAGGAATCCCAAGTTTCTCACCAGAACATTTTAGATACATCAACAACGCTGATCCTTTAAAATCAAAACAGTTAGAAAAAGGAATTGACCAATTAATGGACGAAGGGGTTGCCCAATTATTTACTTTAGAAATGAACGGAAGAAAAGTAATTGGAACGGTGGGAGCGCTTCAATACGAAGTTATCCAATACCGTTTAGAGCATGAATATGGTGCAAAATGTACGTATGAAAACTTCCCTGCTTTTAAAGCGTGTTGGGTAAAACCACAAGATGCTAAAAACGAAGAATTTGCAGAATTCAAACGTGTAAAGCAAAAATTCTTAGGGCATGACAAATACGGGCAATTAGTATTTTTAGCGGATAGTGATTTCTCTATCCAAATGACCCAACAAAAATATCCAACAGTAGAATTATTCTTTACTTCGGATTATCAGAAGAGATAA
- a CDS encoding bifunctional 5,10-methylenetetrahydrofolate dehydrogenase/5,10-methenyltetrahydrofolate cyclohydrolase: protein MQLLDGKKVSEDIKNEIAAEVAQMKAKGEKVPHLAAIIVGNDGASLTYVGSKVKSCERVGFESTLIKMPSTTSETELLKKIKELNENDDIDGFIVQLPLPKQIDTQKIIEAIDPSKDVDGFHPENFGKMALDMSTFIPATPFGILELLERYNVPTDGKHTVVIGRSHIVGRPMGILMGRKGFPGNSTVTVTHSHSKNINQITSQADIIISALGVPNFLKAEMVKDDVVVIDVGITRVEDETTEKGYRIVGDVDYENVSKKASFITPVPGGVGPMTIAMLLKNTLLAREQRRHK, encoded by the coding sequence ATGCAATTATTAGACGGAAAAAAAGTATCGGAAGATATTAAAAATGAGATCGCTGCTGAAGTAGCTCAAATGAAAGCCAAAGGTGAGAAAGTACCTCATTTAGCAGCTATCATTGTAGGTAACGATGGAGCAAGTTTAACATATGTAGGAAGCAAAGTAAAATCTTGCGAGCGTGTAGGTTTTGAATCGACTTTGATTAAAATGCCTAGCACAACTTCGGAAACAGAATTGTTGAAAAAAATCAAAGAATTGAATGAGAATGACGATATTGATGGATTCATTGTTCAGTTGCCGTTACCAAAACAAATCGATACTCAAAAAATCATTGAAGCTATTGATCCAAGTAAAGATGTAGATGGTTTTCATCCTGAAAATTTTGGAAAAATGGCTTTAGATATGTCTACTTTTATTCCGGCAACACCATTCGGAATTTTAGAATTATTAGAGCGATATAATGTACCAACTGATGGTAAACACACTGTAGTTATCGGAAGAAGTCATATCGTAGGTAGACCTATGGGAATTTTAATGGGAAGAAAAGGATTTCCAGGAAATTCAACCGTAACTGTTACGCACAGTCATTCAAAAAACATTAACCAAATAACGTCACAAGCCGATATCATTATATCAGCATTAGGAGTTCCTAATTTCTTAAAAGCAGAAATGGTAAAAGACGATGTAGTAGTAATCGACGTAGGAATTACAAGAGTAGAAGACGAAACTACTGAAAAAGGATATAGAATTGTAGGTGACGTAGATTACGAAAATGTATCTAAAAAAGCTTCATTCATCACGCCTGTACCTGGTGGAGTAGGACCTATGACCATTGCAATGTTGTTGAAAAACACATTGTTAGCAAGAGAGCAAAGAAGACATAAATAA
- a CDS encoding YbjQ family protein produces MILTTTNSIDGFTIAEYRGIVSGTAVNVQKMKMTFNMQKYYAGVSESISEVKEQALEQLKVNAEKLNANAVVGIQVDIELTATNYVAISVTGTAVSIIKKMN; encoded by the coding sequence ATGATTTTAACTACTACAAATTCTATAGATGGTTTTACAATTGCTGAGTACAGAGGAATTGTTTCGGGTACAGCTGTAAATGTTCAAAAAATGAAAATGACATTTAATATGCAAAAATATTATGCTGGAGTTAGCGAAAGTATTTCAGAAGTTAAAGAACAAGCTTTAGAACAACTTAAAGTAAATGCTGAAAAATTAAATGCAAATGCTGTTGTTGGAATTCAGGTTGATATTGAACTTACAGCTACTAATTATGTAGCCATTTCAGTAACCGGAACCGCAGTAAGTATCATCAAAAAAATGAATTAA